Below is a genomic region from Mycobacteriales bacterium.
GGTCCTGGTCGATCGGGGCCTCCCGCCCGAGGAGGCTCGCCGGGAGCTGCAGCGGCGGGCCGAGACCGCGGACGACACCATCGCCGCCGTGAGCCGGGAACTGGTGGCGTCCCCGCGGCCGGACGCCGGGCCAGGTTGACAGGGAATGGCCGCAGCGCGCACGCTCGGCCGGCTGGGTAGCCAGCCAGTTCGGAACCGGGCCGCCGCGCAGGTCGCGCCCTGGGAGCAGGCTTGCTCGCCGCCGGACGCCACAGTGATCTCCCCTCGGGAGAACACGACATGCTCATCCTTGCCATCGGTATCCCTGTCGTCGCCGTGGCGCTGATCGTCCTGGCGCTGTCGTTGCGCATCGTCAAGCAGTACGAGTTGGGCGTGCTCTTCCGGCTCGGCCGCGTTCTCGGCGTGCGCCCGGCCGGCCTGACCTTCATCGTCCCGCTGGTCGACGTGCTGCACCGGGTCAGCCTGCGGATCGTCACGATGCCGATCCAGTCGCAGGGGATCATCACCCGCGACAACGTCAGCGTGGACGTGTCCGCGGTCGCTTACTACCGGGTCGTCGACGCGGTGAAATCGGTGGTCGCCATCGAGAACGTCGCCGCCGCCATCAACCAGATCGCACAGACCACCCTGCGCAAGGTGGTCGGCCAGCACACGTTGGACGAGACGCTGTCGGAGACCGACCGGATCAACGTCAGCATCCGCGAGATTCTCGACGTCCAGACGGCCGAATGGGGGGTGCTGGTGACCCTGGTCGAGCTCAAGGACATCCAGCTACCCGACAGCATGAAGCGGGCCATGGCCCGGCAGGCCGAAGCCGAGCGGGAGAAGCGCGCGAAGATCATCGCCGCCGAAGGGGAATCGCTGGCCGCCGACGCGCTCGGTGCCGCCTCCGACATCATGATGGCCCACCCTCTCGCCCTGCAGCTGCGCAACCTGCAGAGCCTGGTCGAGATCGGCGTCGACAAGAACACCACCGTCGTCTTCCCCGCGCCGCTGATGAGCACCATCGGCGAACTCGGCGCCTTCCTCGCCCGGGAGACCGCCGCAGTCGCCGCGCACACCTCGCCGGCTGGCGACCCGGCCCCTGCCGGCGAACTGCCGCTGCTCAAGATCCAGGTTCCGACCGCGCCGTCCAACGGCGACGCAGTGGTCGCTCCGCGCTCCTGATGCGAGCACGGCACTCTCTGAACTGGAGAACATCATGAAGGCTCTCGTCCTCGGATTCGGCGACCTCGCCGGGATGCTGCTCGGGTCGGTCAGCCAGCACGGTGTCCAGCACGCGCCGTGCCCGGTCGTCGTCGTCCCCCAGTAGCCGAGACGGTCATGCGCGCAGTCCCTGGCTCCGGCCACCCCGCGCCCGCCCGGGAGCGGGGTGTCGCGGTGCGACCGTTCCCGGCCAACCGCCGGCTGGTCACCGCCGCGGTGCGGGCCGGCCGTCGGATCATGCCCATGCACGGATTGCTCGACGTCGACGTCACCACCGCCCGGCGCCTGCTGGCCGAGAGCGACCCACCGCTGTCGACGACCGCCTTCGTCATCGCGTCCCTGGGCCGGGCGGCCGCGGCCCATCCGGAGGTGCACGCGTACCGGGATTGGCGCGGCCGCCTGGTCGAGCACCGGCACGTCGACGTGCAGACGCTGGTCGAGGTGCCTACCGAGCACGGACCATTCGGGCTCGTGCATGTGGTCCGGGACGCCGACCTTCGCGGCGTGGCCGAGATCAGCGCCGAACTGCGAGCGGTCAAGGCCGGCTCCGCGGGCGGTCAGCTGCTGGACACCGTCGCGCCCGTCCTGGGCCTGATCCCCGGCCTGTACCGGGCGATGTACGCGGTGATGAGCCGCTCGCGCCGGGTCCGTCTCGCCACCGGCACGGTCCAGGTGACCGCGGTCGGCATGTTCGGCGGCGGCGGCGGCTTCGCGATCGCGCCGCCGACGCTGGCCTCCCTGGTCGTGGTCGTCGGCGGGCTGAGCCGGCGACCCCGGGCGGTCGATGACCGAGTCGAGATCCGCGACGTCCTCGACCTCACCGTCACCGTCGACCACAACGTCGTCGACGGCGCACCCGCGGCCCGGTTCGGTGCCGACCTGCGAGAGCTCTTGCAGACCGCTGCACTACTGCGCGATCCAGCCGGCCTCGGTTCAGCGACACACGATCAACGGGAGACCGCGACCTGACCGTCAACGTCGGGATCAACGGCTCGGCCGGGCGTACCTGCGTCACCTGCTCGCCGAGGAGAAGGTGCGGCACGACAGCTTCGGCATCGAGCACGGCGTCACGACCACCGTGCACGCGTACCCGAACGACCAGAGCGTCCTCGACGCGCCGCACAAGGACCCGCGCCGGGCCCGCTCCGCGGCGGTCAACATCATCCCCACCACGACCGGGCCGGCCCGCGCCGTCGCCATCGCGGTCTCGGCCTCGGGTATCCACCGGCCGCCCGCGGCGGCGACGAGGTCCTGGCGCGCCCGCACCCAGAGCGGCTCCGAGTCGACGATGACGCCGTCCCTGTCGAAACACCACGCAGCTGGGAGTGATCAGCCGCGAGCGTGCCACCAGAAGGCGGGCGACGGCTCCGGCAAGGGAGGTACTAGCACCATCGTCCGATTGGCGGAACCACCAAGGCTCGCCCAAGCTCACGTCAGGGGCCGTACATGCTGCGGAAACGGGATCCCGACCGGCGAGGAACCTAGGTGGTCAGGTGGAAACACTGAAGGTCCGGCGCCGGGTCGTCTTCGTCGACGACCACACGGCGTTCGTGGAGCTGCTGCAGTTCGCGTTCGGCGGGCTGGACGACCTGGAGTGCGTCGGCACGGCAAGCTCGCTGGTCGAGGCGGAGGCGGTCGTCGCCGACCGGACGCCGGACATCGCGATGGTCGACCTCATGCTGGGCGACGACGACGGGCTGGAGCTGGTCAGCCGGCTGCGCGCAGAACATGAGGACCTGGTGATCGTGGTGTCCTCGGCCCGGTCCGACGCGTCCACGATGGCCTCGGTCGCGGCGGCGGGCGGCAACGGCTTCGCGCCGAAGCGGGGTGCGTTCCCGGAGTTGCTCTCGATCCTGCGTTCCGCCCGGCCCGGGACGATGTCGATCGCCTCGTCGCTCGAGACGACGCCCACGCTGCCGATCACCGAGCGGCTGCCGGTCCGGCTGACCGATCGGGAGGCCGAGGTGCTCGCGCACATAGCCCGGGGCACGTCCGTGGCGGTGATCGCCGGCATCCTGAACGTCACCCTGAGCACCTGCCGCACCTACGTCCGGGGCGTGCACAGCAAGCTCGGCGTCCGGACCCAGCTCGAGGCGGTGCTCAAAGCCCGCGCGATCGGCCTGCTCGGGCCGGCCGACCAGCAGTGAGAGCCCCGGCGGCGGCCCGCCGTACGGGATGGCCGCGGCCGTCGACCTGGTCGACCCGGCGCCAGGCCACCACCGCGCTGATCCTGGTCGCCGCCGTCTCCTTCGCCCTCGTCGGCACCGTCGCGCTGGTCGTCGCGCACCGGGTGGCCCGCGACGCCGCGCTGTCGGAGGGGCTTCGTACCGCCGTCGGCACCGGGCGCGTCCTGCTGGCCCCCGTGATCCCCGCGGTGCTCGCCGGCGACCGGCGGGCGACCGCGGACCTGGAGGCCGACATCGCGCGACGGCGGGCCGAGGGGACGCTGATCCGGGTGAAGGTGTGGCGCCGGGACGGGACGGTGATCTGGTCGGACGACCCGACGGTCGTCGGCCGCCGGTTCGCGCTCGGTTCGCGGGAGCGGGCGGTGTTCGACGAGGGCCGCACCTTCGCCGAGATCTCCTCGCTGACCGATCCCGCCGACGCCGACGTCCGGACCGGCTACCGCGGCCTGGTCAAGGCGTACATCCCGCTTCGGCTGGAGGACGGCAGCGCGGCGGCACTGGAGATGTACTTCGCCGAGAACCGCGTCCGCGTGGCCGAGGAGGAGGAGCGGGTACGGCTGGTCGTGTTCTCGCTGGCCGGGCTGCTGGTGCTGGCCTTCGCGCAGCTGCCGGTCTCGATCTGGCTCATGCGCCGGATCAGCCGGGCCCAGCGCGACCGGGACCGGATGCGGGACACCGCCCTGGCCTCCTCGGAGCGGGAGCGCCGGCTGCTCGCCCGCAGCCTGCACGACGGGGTCGTCCAGGAGCTCGCCGGCGCCGCCTACGTCCTCGGCTCCCGGGAGCCGGCCGAGCCGCTGTCCGCCGACACGGCCCGGACGATGGACCTGGTCTCGACCACCCTGCACCAGGCCGTCGACGACCTGCGCGGGATGCTGGTCGAGCTGCACCCGGACGAGGTCACCAACGAGAACCTGGGCGACCTCGTCACCGCCGCCGCGACCCGGGCCTGCCGCCGGCAGCACGTCTCGGTGTCGGTCGCGCTCGAGGAGCCGCTGGCGCCCGAGATCCTCGCGTTCCTCTACCGGTCGGCGCGGGAGTGTGCGATCAACGTCGCCAAGCACGCCCGCGCGAAGACCGTCGACATCGCCCTCAGCAGCGGGACCACCGGCGTACGCCTGGTGGTCCGGGACGACGGCGTCGGCATCCCGCAGCCGCCGCCGCGCGCCGAGGGGCACCTCGGGCTGACCCTGCTGAGCACGACCGCGGCCCAGCTCGGCGGCGCCCTGGAGGCCCGCGGCACGGGCCGCGGCACGACGATCACCATCGACCTGCCGGTCCTGTCGGAGCACCCCGTGGGTTGATCGCCGGCCGCCCCGCCGAACCGCCGACCGCGCAGGTCAGGCGGCTATCCGTCGTCTAAACGACTTCTCATGGATCCCCCAAACTTTAGGGGGGTTGAGTCTCGTCACGAGGGGTCTGGCGGCTCGGTCCCGCTGGCCCGAGGGTGCAGAGGAACCTGTTGCCTCTGGAAGGGCTCACCCTGTGATGCGCCTACCCCAACGCTTCGCGCGCCCATCGTTGTTGCGCCGATCCTCGCGGCGGAAGGCCGTGGCGGTGGCCGGCGCGGCGGTGACCGTCCTGGCCAGCTTCCTGGTGATCCAGGGCTTCGCCACCGCGGACGTCGTGACCGCGCCGCCGAGCAAGCTGCTCGCCGTCGGCCCGACCAGCCCGGACAACGGGTTCCCGGTCTGGTACAAGGACTCCAACAACCTCAGCGTCGGGCTCTGCCTCGACGACACGAACCCGTTCTGCAACATCGCCGCGGCGGACGTCCCCGACGTCACCCAGCCGGTCTCGTTCCCGGACAACTTCCCGGACGAGACCTTCTACCAGCTGGCCGCCTCGACGATCACGCTTCCCGGCGGCGGCACCGCCGTGCTGAACGACAACCTCGAGGCCGCGTTCAACACCCCCGGCCCGGTTCCCGGCCAGCAGATCACCTTCGGCCGCGTCCGGATCCGGATGACGACCCCGAGCCTGGGGACCTACACGATCACCCACCCGTACGGCGTGGACACGTTCACCGTGACCGACACGGCGACGCGGAACATCAACTTCACCGAGGACGTCGGCGTCGGCGCCCTGGGCGACTTCAAGGGCGCGCTGGGTTCGCGGGTGAACCCGTTCCTGCGGTGGGACACCGGCCTGCTCAAGGGCCCGGACGGCGCCTCCTACCTCGGTGACGCGGTCACCGCGCACGCGATCACCGGCTCGGACCTGGGCACCAACTTCTTCAAGATCGACGGCCCGAACATCGGCGGTCCGGGGATCAACACGATCTCCACCAACCTGTTCACGGTGCAGGGCCGCGTGGCCACGAACGCCGGCGTCGCGCCGACCCAGGTCACGTACACCCGCAGCACCACCAGCGGCGGCTTCATCGACGCCTTCGCGACCTCGCAGGCGGACCAGGTCAT
It encodes:
- a CDS encoding 2-oxo acid dehydrogenase subunit E2 yields the protein MRPFPANRRLVTAAVRAGRRIMPMHGLLDVDVTTARRLLAESDPPLSTTAFVIASLGRAAAAHPEVHAYRDWRGRLVEHRHVDVQTLVEVPTEHGPFGLVHVVRDADLRGVAEISAELRAVKAGSAGGQLLDTVAPVLGLIPGLYRAMYAVMSRSRRVRLATGTVQVTAVGMFGGGGGFAIAPPTLASLVVVVGGLSRRPRAVDDRVEIRDVLDLTVTVDHNVVDGAPAARFGADLRELLQTAALLRDPAGLGSATHDQRETAT
- a CDS encoding universal stress protein, producing the protein MKALVLGFGDLAGMLLGSVSQHGVQHAPCPVVVVPQ
- a CDS encoding SPFH domain-containing protein — its product is MLILAIGIPVVAVALIVLALSLRIVKQYELGVLFRLGRVLGVRPAGLTFIVPLVDVLHRVSLRIVTMPIQSQGIITRDNVSVDVSAVAYYRVVDAVKSVVAIENVAAAINQIAQTTLRKVVGQHTLDETLSETDRINVSIREILDVQTAEWGVLVTLVELKDIQLPDSMKRAMARQAEAEREKRAKIIAAEGESLAADALGAASDIMMAHPLALQLRNLQSLVEIGVDKNTTVVFPAPLMSTIGELGAFLARETAAVAAHTSPAGDPAPAGELPLLKIQVPTAPSNGDAVVAPRS
- a CDS encoding response regulator transcription factor; this encodes METLKVRRRVVFVDDHTAFVELLQFAFGGLDDLECVGTASSLVEAEAVVADRTPDIAMVDLMLGDDDGLELVSRLRAEHEDLVIVVSSARSDASTMASVAAAGGNGFAPKRGAFPELLSILRSARPGTMSIASSLETTPTLPITERLPVRLTDREAEVLAHIARGTSVAVIAGILNVTLSTCRTYVRGVHSKLGVRTQLEAVLKARAIGLLGPADQQ
- a CDS encoding ATP-binding protein, giving the protein MRAPAAARRTGWPRPSTWSTRRQATTALILVAAVSFALVGTVALVVAHRVARDAALSEGLRTAVGTGRVLLAPVIPAVLAGDRRATADLEADIARRRAEGTLIRVKVWRRDGTVIWSDDPTVVGRRFALGSRERAVFDEGRTFAEISSLTDPADADVRTGYRGLVKAYIPLRLEDGSAAALEMYFAENRVRVAEEEERVRLVVFSLAGLLVLAFAQLPVSIWLMRRISRAQRDRDRMRDTALASSERERRLLARSLHDGVVQELAGAAYVLGSREPAEPLSADTARTMDLVSTTLHQAVDDLRGMLVELHPDEVTNENLGDLVTAAATRACRRQHVSVSVALEEPLAPEILAFLYRSARECAINVAKHARAKTVDIALSSGTTGVRLVVRDDGVGIPQPPPRAEGHLGLTLLSTTAAQLGGALEARGTGRGTTITIDLPVLSEHPVG